One Clostridia bacterium genomic window, TTTCCTTGCTGTTGTAATTCTTGGCTTAATTTTAAACTAGTTACTTCTGGATCATTAGGTTCTCTCGCGGCATAAATAGGCAGCAAGATAATTTCATCAGCATAAGACAAAGATTTTTTAAATTCTTCCCACAGACTTTTGGTGCGTGAATAGGTATGAGGTTGAAATATGGCTATAACAGAAGGATTTTGAGTTTTTGCTGTATTAATCGCAGCCTCTATTTCTTTGGGATGATGAGCATAGTCA contains:
- a CDS encoding cyanophycin synthetase, which encodes DYAHHPKEIEAAINTAKTQNPSVIAIFQPHTYSRTKSLWEEFKKSLSYADEIILLPIYAAREPNDPEVTSLKLSQELQQQGKNVLYFDDFESCSLYLKKRLTANDLLIIVGAGDIINLKDYLISGAENK